From Elaeis guineensis isolate ETL-2024a chromosome 16, EG11, whole genome shotgun sequence, a single genomic window includes:
- the LOC105058915 gene encoding inactive leucine-rich repeat receptor-like serine/threonine-protein kinase At1g60630 has protein sequence MESETISPRCLLLFLFFFCFLLAHISSSRAKSSDAEALLALKASIDPLDAIPWRREASPELCNGWYGVKECAPNGRVTKLVLEFLNLTGTLTTEILAPLDQLRVLSLKSNSLSGAIPDLAPLPNLKSLYLSDNRFSGRIPATLAALHRLKIIVLSSNLLSGPIPGAFAGIPRLYTLWLQNNLLTGEIPPFDQPSLRYLNLSNNNLSGEIPATEALARFNLSSFLHSPSLCGSQIKIPCSKNAIFPPSSSPESSTSSATNAFPPHIACNHKRSSRIRLIAIVAGSIAGVLVLSTCLALVVCLVFRRKQQKVAGGSRTRGVGADKSSEEEGGGGGGGGGGGGGVEGGDAGSGGTKPGFSWEEEGLGKLAFCGGVGEMYSLEELLKASAETLGRGTVGSTYKAVMESGFIVTVKRLKDSARPRVEEFRRRMEELGCLRHPNLVPIRAYFQAKEERLLVYDYFPNGSLFSLIHGSRPSGSGKPLHWTSCLKIAEDVAAGLVYLHQSSPPVVHGNLKTSNVLLGADFESCLTDYGLVPWLLPSPDDDHHLPSSSSLFYRAPETRHPRSRSFTPHSDVYSFGVLLLELLTGKTPFHDLVEEHGADIPRWVRSVRKEETESGEDPVSSGNEASEEKLAALLNVAMACVAVDAERRPTTKEVLRMIRDARVEVIVSSNSSEQSPGRWSDTVQSLPRDYGSEHLNFGERD, from the exons ATGGAGTCAGAGACCATCTCTCCGAggtgtttgcttctttttctcttcttcttctgtttccttcttgctCACATTTCTTCTAGTAGAGCTAAATCTAGCGACGCGGAGGCCCTTTTAGCTTTGAAAGCCTCCATTGATCCCTTGGACGCCATCCCGTGGCGGCGAGAGGCCTCGCCGGAGCTCTGCAATGGGTGGTATGGTGTCAAGGAGTGCGCTCCTAATGGGAGGGTCACCAAGCTTGTGCTCGAGTTCCTCAACCTCACCGGCACTCTAACGACGGAGATCCTTGCTCCCCTCGACCAGCTCCGTGTCCTCAGTCTCAAGTCCAACTCCCTCTCCGGCGCCATCCCCGACCTCGCCCCTCTCCCCAACCTCAAGTCCCTCTACCTCAGCGACAACCGCTTCTCCGGCCGGATCCCGGCCACCCTTGCCGCCCTCCATCGCCTCAAGATAATTGTTCTCTCCAGCAACCTCCTCTCAGGCCCCATTCCAGGGGCATTCGCTGGAATCCCCCGGCTGTACACCCTCTGGCTCCAAAACAACCTCCTCACAGGGGAGATCCCGCCCTTCGACCAGCCGAGCCTCCGCTACCTCAACCTCTCGAACAACAATCTCTCTGGCGAAATCCCAGCCACCGAAGCCCTCGCCCGGTTCAATCTCTCTTCGTTTCTCCACAGTCCCAGCCTCTGCGGCTCCCAAATCAAGATCCCCTGTTCTAAAAATGCGATCTTTCCGCCCTCCAGCAGTCCAGAATCCTCCACTTCTTCTGCCACCAATGCCTTCCCCCCTCATATCGCTTGTAATCACAAAAGAAGCAGCAGAATAAGACTCATTGCCATCGTCGCCGGCTCCATTGCTGGAGTTCTAGTCCTGTCCACTTGCTTAGCATTAGTGGTATGCTTGGTGTTTAGAAGAAAACAGCAAAAAGTAGCAGGGGGCAGTAGAACTCGGGGAGTTGGAGCGGACAAGTCCTCAGAAGAAgaaggcggcggcggcggcggcggaggaggaggaggaggaggagtggAAGGTGGCGACGCCGGCAGCGGAGGAACGAAGCCGGGGTTCTCGTGGGAAGAGGAGGGACTCGGAAAGCTAGCGTTTTGTGGGGGAGTCGGGGAGATGTATAGCTTGGAGGAGCTGCTGAAGGCGTCGGCGGAGACGCTGGGGAGGGGTACGGTGGGGAGCACGTACAAGGCGGTGATGGAGTCCGGGTTCATCGTGACGGTGAAGCGGCTCAAGGACTCGGCCCGGCCGAGGGTGGAGGAGTTCCGGCGGCGGATGGAGGAGCTCGGCTGCCTCCGCCACCCCAACCTCGTGCCCATCCGGGCGTACTTCCAGGCCAAGGAGGAGCGCCTCCTTGTTTACGATTACTTCCCCAATGGCAGCCTCTTCTCCCTCATCCATG GATCTCGGCCTTCTGGAAGTGGGAAGCCTCTCCACTGGACGTCGTGCCTAAAGATCGCCGAGGACGTGGCCGCCGGCCTCGTCTACCTCCACCAATCCTCCCCGCCCGTCGTCCACGGCAACCTCAAGACCTCCAACGTCCTCCTCGGCGCCGACTTCGAGTCCTGCCTCACCGACTACGGCCTCGTCCCCTGGCTCCTCCCCTCCCCCGACGACGACCACCacctcccctcctcctcctccctcttctACCGCGCCCCGGAGACCCGCCACCCCCGGTCCCGCTCCTTCACCCCCCATTCCGACGTCTACAGCTTCGGCGTCCTCCTCCTCGAGCTCCTCACCGGCAAAACCCCCTTCCACGACCTCGTCGAGGAGCACGGCGCCGACATCCCCCGCTGGGTCCGCTCGGTGCGCAAggaggagacggagtccggcgaGGATCCTGTCTCCTCCGGGAACGAGGCCTCGGAAGAGAAGCTGGCGGCGCTGCTCAACGTCGCAATGGCGTGCGTCGCGGTGGACGCGGAGCGCCGGCCGACCACCAAGGAGGTCCTCAGGATGATCCGGGACGCTCGAGTGGAGGTCATCGTGTCGTCCAACAGCAGCGAGCAGTCGCCCGGCCGGTGGTCGGACACGGTGCAGAGCTTGCCGAGGGACTACGGCTCCGAACATTTGAATTTTGGAGAGAGGGATTGA